A portion of the Chondrinema litorale genome contains these proteins:
- a CDS encoding DUF1599 domain-containing protein has product MKDKSNKTEAEYREVVTRCRTLFEKKTIDYGTAWRILRPSSLTDQIFIKASRIRSIQEKGKQKIDEDISNEFVGIINYCIIALIQLQLTEDHPMELQANEVMSLYDKESEKTLSLMMDKNHDYGEAWRLMRVSSITDIILMKIMRTRQIEDNAGKTLVSEGVDANYRDMMNYAVFALILMKDDK; this is encoded by the coding sequence ATGAAGGATAAGTCAAACAAAACAGAAGCAGAATACAGAGAGGTTGTTACACGTTGCAGAACGCTTTTTGAAAAGAAAACCATAGATTATGGTACCGCATGGCGAATCCTTCGCCCTTCATCTCTTACAGACCAGATTTTTATAAAAGCATCTAGAATAAGGTCTATTCAGGAAAAAGGCAAGCAGAAAATTGATGAAGACATCAGCAATGAGTTTGTTGGTATTATCAATTATTGCATCATTGCTCTTATCCAATTACAGCTTACAGAAGATCACCCAATGGAATTGCAGGCTAATGAAGTAATGAGTCTGTATGATAAGGAGAGTGAAAAAACACTTTCATTAATGATGGATAAGAATCACGATTATGGAGAAGCTTGGAGGTTGATGCGAGTAAGTAGCATTACCGATATTATCTTGATGAAGATTATGCGTACACGCCAAATCGAAGATAATGCAGGTAAAACATTGGTTTCAGAAGGAGTGGATGCTAATTATAGAGATATGATGAACTATGCAGTTTTTGCACTTATTTTAATGAAAGACGACAAATAA
- a CDS encoding BT_3928 family protein yields MKFLNKIISFFVGALFIFSGLIKINDPMGTAIKLEEYFEVFASDFAPFFHWFIPISVPLAVFLCVLEVVLGIALLVNFKKKLTVILLAVLIVFFTFLTFYSAYFDKVTDCGCFGDAIPLTPWQSFTKDVILCILIGILLFQNKKFGNEASKPALLVTVVGTLASLAIALYALAYIPILDFRDYKVGNNIGELMKPQAACEYEYIMEKDGQEYTFDAYPTDKSYTFKEMNVLNEKECMPKIVDYNVSNDEGDDFTEESITGKKLFIIVHKVEGTAKDSYPAISKLIEDLNQNYPEIEPMILTSDGNNFDEFRHEVQLAAPFYYSDATVLKAVIRSNPGVLLLEDGVVKGKWANRNVPDTEELINKL; encoded by the coding sequence ATGAAATTTTTAAACAAAATCATCAGCTTTTTTGTAGGAGCATTATTCATTTTTTCAGGTTTAATCAAAATTAACGATCCAATGGGAACGGCGATTAAACTAGAAGAATACTTCGAAGTATTTGCTTCAGATTTTGCTCCATTTTTTCATTGGTTTATTCCCATTTCTGTTCCTTTAGCGGTATTTCTTTGTGTTTTAGAAGTGGTTTTGGGTATTGCTCTGTTGGTTAATTTTAAGAAAAAGCTAACAGTAATATTGCTGGCTGTACTAATAGTGTTTTTCACCTTTCTTACTTTTTATTCAGCTTATTTTGATAAAGTAACAGATTGCGGATGCTTTGGCGATGCAATTCCCTTAACACCTTGGCAGTCGTTTACTAAAGATGTTATCCTTTGTATTTTAATTGGTATTCTATTATTTCAGAATAAAAAATTCGGAAATGAAGCAAGTAAGCCTGCTTTACTGGTAACTGTAGTGGGTACTTTAGCTTCACTTGCAATTGCACTTTATGCATTGGCTTACATTCCAATTCTCGACTTTAGAGATTATAAAGTAGGTAATAATATTGGTGAGTTGATGAAACCTCAGGCAGCTTGTGAATATGAATACATTATGGAAAAAGATGGGCAAGAATATACTTTTGATGCTTACCCTACAGATAAGTCATATACTTTCAAAGAAATGAATGTATTAAATGAAAAAGAGTGTATGCCTAAGATAGTAGATTATAATGTAAGTAATGATGAGGGTGACGACTTTACAGAAGAATCAATTACTGGCAAAAAATTATTCATAATAGTGCATAAAGTAGAAGGGACAGCAAAAGATAGTTATCCAGCTATTAGCAAGCTCATCGAAGATTTAAATCAAAATTACCCAGAAATAGAACCTATGATTCTAACTTCTGATGGTAATAATTTTGATGAATTTCGACATGAAGTTCAATTGGCAGCACCATTTTATTATTCAGATGCCACAGTACTAAAAGCAGTAATTCGCTCAAATCCCGGAGTGTTGTTATTAGAAGATGGAGTAGTAAAAGGGAAGTGGGCAAATCGCAATGTTCCTGATACTGAGGAACTAATAAATAAACTATAA
- a CDS encoding ABC transporter permease, whose protein sequence is MLGFVLKRIGYGFLIILGVVHVVFFLFHALPGDPVELMLGSKSDKETRELIRHELGLDLPLYEQFAKYLNDLSPISIHTNSEKNQKKYEYSEVIEFGEKVLVVKRPYLRRSFQSNQRVDEIIIENLEGTLVLALVSMLFATLFGILFGIIAALKQHTFWDHFVISISVMGISAPSFVMAIIISMVFGYYLAEYTGLPLTGSLWNNDPIYGRQLELRNIILPAFTLGIRPLAIITQLTRSSMLEVLSQDYIRTAKAKGLGRVAVVLKHALKNALNPVITAVSGWLASLMAGAFFIEYIFNWKGLGLKTLKAVELLDFPVVMGATLIVAIVFVTINIVVDILYAAIDPRVRLN, encoded by the coding sequence ATGCTTGGTTTTGTTTTAAAGAGAATTGGTTACGGTTTTTTGATTATTCTGGGTGTGGTTCACGTAGTGTTTTTTCTATTTCATGCACTGCCTGGTGACCCAGTGGAGTTAATGTTGGGTTCTAAATCTGATAAAGAAACAAGAGAACTAATAAGACATGAACTAGGGCTCGATCTTCCTTTATATGAGCAGTTTGCAAAGTATTTAAATGATCTCTCACCAATATCTATTCATACTAATAGTGAAAAAAATCAGAAAAAATACGAATATTCAGAGGTAATAGAGTTTGGAGAAAAAGTATTGGTAGTTAAAAGGCCGTATCTGAGGCGTTCATTCCAATCTAACCAACGAGTTGATGAAATCATTATCGAGAACCTAGAAGGTACTTTAGTACTTGCTTTGGTATCTATGCTATTTGCTACATTGTTTGGAATATTGTTTGGAATTATTGCCGCATTAAAGCAACATACTTTTTGGGATCACTTTGTTATTTCTATTTCAGTAATGGGAATTTCTGCACCTTCTTTTGTGATGGCAATTATCATTTCAATGGTATTTGGTTATTACTTGGCAGAATATACAGGTTTACCACTTACAGGTTCTCTCTGGAATAATGATCCTATTTATGGAAGGCAATTGGAGCTGAGAAATATTATTCTCCCTGCTTTTACCTTAGGTATCAGACCATTAGCGATTATTACTCAGCTTACTCGTAGTTCTATGCTAGAAGTACTTTCTCAGGATTATATCCGTACTGCGAAGGCAAAAGGCTTAGGTAGAGTGGCAGTTGTATTAAAACATGCACTTAAAAATGCTTTAAACCCTGTAATTACTGCTGTGTCAGGTTGGTTAGCATCACTTATGGCAGGGGCATTTTTTATCGAATACATTTTTAACTGGAAAGGTCTTGGCCTTAAAACATTGAAAGCAGTTGAGTTATTAGATTTTCCAGTAGTAATGGGTGCGACACTAATTGTAGCCATCGTTTTCGTTACGATCAATATTGTGGTAGATATTCTATATGCTGCCATTGACCCAAGAGTGAGGTTAAACTAG
- a CDS encoding Ig-like domain-containing protein produces the protein MKLTSTVNATQGSLQGCLIFLFLAFQQISLAAENTHKLKNIKPEISITSPGSGNAFYASDDLEFTVNASDTDGEVVKVEYYSGEKLIGTTTTAPFSFTWTNPFTGMHEITAHAYDNNAEETVSDKIIISIKLNVPPSVSMVATVESGVIQEGENLALQATANDSDGEVEKVEFYAEGIYIGEVQISPFVFTWENPEAGIYTIKSKAIDNKGGAAYSSSFDIKVNKKPQVSFDGLEDGSVHFTNSIVDIPVLASDDDGEISNIEFYVDSDMVLENNSAPFDINWNNPEAGIYNISVTVKDEDGGIAETDEIKVYLRNEGDLPVNYTTVTSDSTFDTFTSIPLSVEPSAGYEIQKVEFYINDELVGEDATYPFSIGWEIGEEAEYNYSVKVIYDAGVTYESDKITLSTYSVLSIEKGTPEAISMQVYPNPTKNKAALVFKLESTQNVNYTLTDIAGNSLLIKENVLCMAGENTFDISMQEMPMGLYILHLKLGDKVYMQKVLKQ, from the coding sequence ATGAAACTTACTTCTACAGTTAATGCTACTCAGGGCAGCCTGCAAGGATGTCTGATCTTTTTATTTTTAGCTTTTCAGCAAATTTCTTTAGCAGCCGAAAACACCCACAAATTAAAAAACATCAAGCCAGAAATATCAATTACCTCGCCGGGTTCTGGAAATGCATTTTATGCTAGTGACGATCTTGAGTTCACAGTTAATGCCAGTGACACAGATGGTGAAGTGGTAAAAGTGGAGTATTACAGTGGAGAGAAATTGATTGGTACAACCACTACTGCACCTTTTTCATTTACTTGGACTAACCCATTTACAGGTATGCATGAAATTACAGCTCATGCCTATGATAACAATGCTGAAGAGACAGTTTCTGATAAAATTATTATTAGTATTAAACTGAATGTTCCACCTTCTGTAAGTATGGTTGCGACTGTTGAGTCAGGTGTGATACAGGAAGGAGAGAATCTTGCTTTACAAGCCACTGCAAATGATAGCGATGGAGAAGTGGAGAAAGTTGAATTTTATGCAGAAGGTATTTATATAGGAGAAGTTCAAATCTCGCCTTTTGTTTTTACTTGGGAGAATCCTGAAGCTGGAATTTATACTATAAAATCAAAAGCCATAGATAATAAAGGAGGAGCTGCTTATTCATCTTCATTTGATATAAAAGTGAATAAAAAACCACAAGTCAGTTTTGATGGACTTGAAGATGGTAGTGTGCATTTTACAAATTCAATAGTTGATATACCTGTTTTAGCCAGTGATGATGATGGAGAAATAAGTAATATTGAATTTTATGTTGATAGTGATATGGTTTTAGAAAACAATTCAGCTCCATTTGATATTAACTGGAATAATCCCGAAGCTGGTATTTATAACATCAGTGTAACTGTTAAAGATGAAGATGGTGGTATAGCAGAAACAGATGAGATAAAAGTGTATTTGAGAAATGAAGGTGACCTTCCTGTAAATTATACTACAGTTACTTCAGATTCAACATTTGATACATTTACAAGTATTCCGCTTTCAGTAGAACCATCAGCAGGGTATGAAATACAAAAAGTAGAGTTTTATATAAATGATGAATTAGTAGGTGAAGATGCTACTTATCCATTTAGCATTGGTTGGGAAATAGGTGAAGAAGCCGAATATAATTACTCTGTGAAAGTTATTTATGATGCTGGTGTAACTTATGAAAGCGATAAAATCACCTTGAGTACTTATAGCGTATTATCTATTGAAAAGGGAACTCCTGAAGCAATATCAATGCAAGTTTATCCTAATCCCACTAAAAATAAAGCAGCATTAGTGTTTAAACTTGAGTCTACCCAGAATGTCAATTACACTTTAACAGATATAGCAGGCAATTCACTGCTAATTAAAGAAAATGTATTGTGTATGGCAGGAGAGAATACATTTGATATCAGTATGCAGGAAATGCCTATGGGGCTATATATTTTACATCTAAAGCTAGGAGATAAAGTATATATGCAAAAGGTTTTGAAACAGTAA
- a CDS encoding ABC transporter permease — translation MQADEQWDIEIKPKNGLLQINLGELWRYKDLITLFVRRDFVAAYKQTVFGHLWHFLNPLFSTIIFTIVFHRIANISTDGLPPVLFYMCGNVCWGYFAKCLNSTSNTFVSNANIFGKVYFPRLVVPISNVISALISFGIQLLMFFVFMGYFLMKGENVHPNIWIAAVPFIMLIMAVIGLGLGIIISSLTTKYRDLSIFIGFGVSLLMYATPVIYPVSSLSPEMQQYLLINPIAPLIEAFRYAFLGAGIVDLGWLAYSATTAIVLFLTGIVLFNRVEKTFMDTV, via the coding sequence ATGCAGGCTGACGAACAGTGGGATATAGAAATAAAACCAAAAAACGGTTTGCTTCAAATAAACCTTGGAGAGCTATGGCGCTACAAGGATTTAATCACTCTGTTTGTAAGAAGAGATTTTGTAGCGGCGTATAAGCAGACTGTATTCGGTCATCTCTGGCATTTTTTAAATCCTCTTTTTTCGACCATTATATTTACTATTGTATTCCATAGGATAGCAAATATTTCTACTGATGGTTTACCTCCAGTACTTTTTTATATGTGTGGTAATGTTTGTTGGGGGTATTTTGCAAAATGTCTTAACTCTACATCTAATACTTTTGTAAGCAATGCTAATATATTTGGTAAAGTTTATTTTCCTCGATTAGTAGTCCCAATAAGTAATGTGATCAGTGCCTTGATTTCGTTTGGAATTCAGTTGCTCATGTTTTTTGTATTTATGGGATATTTTTTAATGAAAGGAGAAAATGTGCATCCAAATATATGGATAGCTGCTGTGCCATTCATTATGTTGATTATGGCTGTAATTGGTTTAGGTTTGGGTATTATCATTTCATCATTAACCACCAAGTACAGAGATTTAAGCATTTTTATTGGCTTTGGTGTGAGCTTACTCATGTACGCAACTCCTGTAATTTACCCTGTATCAAGTTTGTCTCCTGAGATGCAACAATATCTACTAATCAATCCTATTGCACCATTAATTGAAGCGTTTAGATATGCTTTTTTAGGTGCTGGAATAGTTGATTTGGGTTGGTTAGCATATAGTGCAACAACAGCGATTGTATTGTTTTTAACTGGTATTGTGCTTTTCAATAGAGTTGAAAAAACTTTTATGGATACAGTTTAG
- a CDS encoding ABC transporter ATP-binding protein → MSVVLKVENVSKQYRLGTVGSGTLRDDMTRFWAKLTGKEDPTLKVGEINDRTKKGNSDYVWALNDINFEVKQGEVLGVIGKNGAGKSTLLKILSKVTAPTTGRIRAKGRIASLLEVGTGFHPELTGRENIYLNGAILGMTKAEIKAKLDEIVDFSGVEKYLDTPVKRYSSGMTVRLGFAVAAHLEPEILIVDEVLAVGDAEFQKKAIGKMQDVSKGEGRTVLFVSHNMHSISLLCNKGVLLSNGTVNYSGDVEEAISKYLQQQSVFQCDSKVIWNENSRPGDEIVELISAEIIDERGKYIEFADVSSKVGVKISYKNKIQLNQPRLSIHLKTGNDITVFCSVDNSFINSSLGVHEKILWIPENFLNNEEYFVSIAMSTFEPHKLHLYENNVIRFNINDELGAKSKAGYEGKLPGVIRPIFKWQ, encoded by the coding sequence ATGAGTGTAGTATTAAAAGTTGAAAATGTTTCTAAACAATACCGATTAGGTACAGTAGGCTCAGGTACTTTGCGTGATGATATGACTCGTTTCTGGGCAAAGTTAACTGGAAAAGAAGACCCAACACTCAAAGTAGGTGAAATAAATGATCGTACCAAAAAAGGTAATAGCGATTATGTATGGGCATTAAATGACATCAACTTTGAAGTAAAGCAAGGTGAAGTTTTAGGAGTAATCGGAAAAAATGGAGCAGGAAAATCTACACTTTTAAAAATTTTATCAAAAGTTACTGCACCAACTACTGGCAGAATTAGAGCAAAAGGTAGAATAGCAAGTTTGTTAGAAGTAGGTACAGGTTTTCATCCAGAATTAACAGGAAGAGAAAACATCTATTTGAATGGAGCTATTCTCGGAATGACCAAAGCTGAAATTAAGGCTAAGTTGGATGAAATTGTCGATTTTTCAGGTGTCGAAAAATATTTAGATACACCAGTAAAACGCTACAGTAGTGGTATGACTGTCAGGTTAGGTTTTGCTGTAGCAGCTCACCTTGAACCTGAAATTTTAATTGTAGATGAAGTACTCGCTGTAGGAGATGCAGAATTCCAGAAAAAAGCCATCGGCAAAATGCAAGATGTAAGCAAGGGAGAAGGGAGGACAGTTTTGTTTGTGAGTCATAATATGCATAGTATAAGTTTACTTTGCAATAAAGGTGTTTTATTATCAAACGGAACAGTAAATTATAGCGGAGATGTAGAGGAGGCAATAAGTAAATACCTTCAACAGCAAAGTGTTTTTCAATGTGACTCAAAGGTTATTTGGAATGAAAATTCTAGACCTGGAGATGAAATTGTAGAATTAATTTCAGCAGAAATTATAGATGAAAGAGGGAAGTATATTGAATTTGCAGATGTGTCTTCAAAAGTTGGGGTAAAAATTTCTTACAAAAATAAAATACAACTAAACCAACCTAGGCTTAGTATTCATCTAAAAACCGGTAATGATATTACAGTTTTTTGTTCGGTGGATAATTCATTTATAAATAGTTCATTAGGTGTTCATGAGAAAATTCTATGGATTCCTGAAAACTTTTTGAATAATGAAGAATATTTTGTGAGCATAGCCATGAGTACATTTGAGCCACATAAATTGCATTTATATGAAAATAATGTAATTAGATTTAATATAAATGATGAGCTCGGTGCAAAGTCAAAAGCTGGTTACGAAGGAAAACTTCCAGGTGTTATAAGACCTATTTTTAAATGGCAGTAA
- a CDS encoding class I SAM-dependent methyltransferase, with protein sequence MSSLKYESLIYHKDIVENRDNLNSEAGKVLDWIESIETKKNALEIGCHTGYLTYWINKIFSDVTIVEINENAIRHAENFCNESILGNIETEPVKNSISKNKYDVIVILHVLEHLVDPWETLKFLSSQLTENGEIIIALPNINNMQTRMQIMAGHFNYTEEGVMDKTHLRFFNPDTAKSLIESAGLYVDDYFSPWKVQPAREIIKYLPLIKKSNLIVKLINKIYTFNSQATDLVMLFKCKRKNEQ encoded by the coding sequence ATGAGTAGTTTAAAATACGAAAGTCTTATTTATCATAAAGACATTGTAGAGAATAGAGATAATCTAAATTCTGAAGCAGGTAAAGTTTTAGATTGGATTGAATCTATAGAGACTAAAAAAAATGCTTTAGAAATAGGGTGTCATACTGGCTATTTAACATATTGGATTAATAAAATATTTTCTGATGTAACCATAGTCGAAATAAATGAGAATGCAATAAGACATGCTGAGAATTTTTGTAATGAAAGCATTTTAGGAAATATTGAAACTGAACCTGTAAAGAATTCAATTTCAAAAAATAAATATGATGTAATTGTTATTCTTCATGTTTTAGAGCATTTAGTTGATCCTTGGGAAACTTTAAAATTCTTATCTTCTCAATTAACAGAGAATGGTGAGATTATAATTGCTCTTCCTAATATCAACAATATGCAAACTAGGATGCAAATAATGGCTGGACACTTCAATTATACTGAAGAGGGAGTTATGGATAAAACTCATTTAAGGTTTTTTAACCCTGATACTGCCAAATCTTTAATTGAATCAGCTGGATTATATGTCGATGATTATTTTTCTCCATGGAAAGTTCAACCAGCACGAGAAATAATAAAATATTTGCCTTTAATTAAAAAGTCGAATTTGATAGTAAAACTGATCAATAAAATTTACACCTTTAATTCTCAAGCTACAGATTTAGTTATGTTGTTCAAATGCAAAAGAAAAAATGAACAATAA
- a CDS encoding DUF5672 family protein: MNNKKKLDNITLFTVNAFEPDLSLKMLRYCLIGFEFESVKLFSASKPKGDLTGIDFYIIPSIDIQGYNHFILKELSQYIETDYSLLVQTDGFILRPELWQDSFLDYDFIGAALPDDDSWLSIQPNNFVEAFKKVRCSEPYAYLQNGGFSLRSKKLLELCTKLNISDFTIPEDDVINLFYRNEFLKHNIKFAPLEVATQFAVENPVGDSKFSLDQSFGFHGKISGLHKDKIKKMAEYQPYTNKKEILNHIKSSLFNLNEDFPLSNFIRDSVKSISEKTNRENELRKLREYYPLLNKDPNLRKEISSQLPLDIIIPVVEKDLVTIPYVIDFAKQNIKHPIGKIYLISPSSEKIKKVAQSLQCCWVNEDTVLPIKKSEIEYKVNNEDRSGWLFQQLLKLSADQIAENNALLILDADTVFIRPRVFEYKGKQLLDHSDEWHPPYFDTYYKLTGYQPSSVLSFVAHYMLMEKDKLIALRKHIEQHTQLNWIEAILKHTDRNSMSGFSEYELYGNFVLRKFKKEYKEFYWFNLRQSIKQPESIGYLAKLHSPQFKSLSFHRYNSNL; the protein is encoded by the coding sequence ATGAACAATAAGAAAAAACTAGATAATATTACTCTTTTTACAGTTAATGCATTTGAGCCCGATTTGTCTCTCAAAATGTTAAGATACTGTTTAATTGGGTTTGAATTCGAATCTGTCAAGCTATTCTCAGCATCAAAACCCAAAGGAGATTTAACTGGTATCGATTTTTATATTATTCCTTCTATTGATATTCAAGGGTATAACCATTTTATACTTAAAGAACTGAGTCAGTATATAGAAACTGATTATAGTCTTTTAGTACAAACAGATGGATTTATATTAAGGCCTGAGCTTTGGCAAGATTCATTTCTGGATTATGATTTTATAGGTGCTGCTCTACCAGATGATGATTCTTGGCTTTCTATACAACCAAATAATTTTGTAGAAGCTTTTAAAAAAGTTCGATGTTCTGAGCCTTATGCTTATTTACAAAATGGGGGGTTTTCTTTACGTAGTAAAAAGCTACTTGAGTTATGCACTAAATTAAATATCTCAGATTTTACAATTCCAGAAGACGATGTAATAAATCTCTTTTATAGGAATGAATTTCTTAAACATAATATCAAATTTGCACCACTCGAAGTTGCAACTCAATTTGCAGTAGAAAATCCTGTTGGTGATAGTAAATTTAGCCTAGATCAAAGTTTTGGGTTCCATGGTAAAATTTCTGGCTTACATAAAGATAAGATAAAGAAGATGGCTGAATATCAGCCATATACAAATAAAAAAGAGATTTTAAATCACATTAAGTCTTCATTATTTAACTTAAATGAGGATTTCCCACTTAGTAATTTTATAAGAGATTCTGTAAAGAGTATTAGTGAAAAAACTAATAGGGAAAATGAATTAAGGAAATTGAGAGAATACTATCCTTTATTAAATAAAGATCCTAATCTCAGAAAAGAAATATCAAGTCAACTTCCACTGGATATTATTATACCTGTTGTGGAAAAAGATTTAGTAACTATTCCATATGTTATTGATTTTGCTAAGCAAAACATAAAGCATCCAATTGGTAAAATTTATTTGATTTCACCATCATCAGAAAAGATAAAAAAAGTAGCTCAATCTCTTCAATGTTGCTGGGTAAATGAAGATACTGTTTTACCAATTAAAAAAAGTGAAATTGAATACAAAGTAAATAATGAAGACAGATCTGGTTGGTTATTTCAGCAACTACTCAAACTATCAGCCGATCAAATTGCAGAAAATAATGCTCTTCTTATATTAGATGCAGATACTGTTTTTATCAGACCCCGTGTTTTTGAATATAAAGGGAAACAATTATTGGATCATTCAGACGAATGGCATCCACCTTATTTTGATACCTATTATAAATTAACAGGTTACCAACCATCAAGTGTTCTTTCTTTTGTAGCCCACTATATGTTAATGGAGAAAGATAAATTAATCGCTTTAAGAAAGCATATAGAGCAACATACACAATTAAATTGGATTGAGGCAATATTAAAACATACTGATAGGAATAGTATGTCTGGTTTTTCAGAATATGAGCTTTATGGTAATTTTGTCCTTAGGAAATTTAAAAAAGAATATAAAGAATTCTACTGGTTTAATCTTAGACAGTCAATTAAACAACCGGAAAGTATTGGATATTTAGCCAAGCTTCATTCTCCTCAGTTTAAAAGTTTGTCTTTTCATCGCTATAATTCGAATTTATGA
- a CDS encoding alpha-1,2-fucosyltransferase, whose amino-acid sequence MIGVFLDGRMGNHMFQYAFVLSLSKQKNTIWFVDQLKVNFILPEYFELNSYSRIKNTILTKLYHLFFKKKAFLAQEDKLAKNELVHIYYKGFFQSLSYFKEHSALIKKNFQIREKYIYNFQAEKKNTLKSQSNYNVIHIRLTDYKDVRGEDLSLPIDYYKKAIGLLENEIEKYPTIVLSDDIKEAQHLLKNYPNFLYSKGIMINDFQWISNAKNVIISNSSFAWWAAFLNNQSNNKIIAPYNWMGYNSNKQYPKGISEQLNWTWL is encoded by the coding sequence ATGATAGGTGTTTTTCTGGATGGGCGTATGGGCAACCATATGTTTCAATATGCTTTTGTTTTATCACTTTCAAAACAAAAAAATACCATCTGGTTCGTAGATCAATTAAAAGTTAATTTTATCTTACCTGAATACTTTGAATTAAATTCCTATTCAAGGATAAAAAACACAATTCTTACTAAATTATACCATCTTTTTTTTAAAAAAAAAGCATTTCTTGCTCAAGAAGATAAGCTTGCTAAGAATGAGTTAGTACACATATACTACAAAGGTTTTTTTCAATCATTAAGTTATTTTAAAGAACACTCAGCTTTAATAAAAAAAAACTTTCAAATACGGGAAAAATATATTTATAATTTTCAAGCTGAGAAAAAAAACACATTAAAATCTCAATCTAATTATAATGTAATACATATTAGATTAACTGACTATAAAGATGTTAGAGGGGAAGATTTATCTTTACCTATAGATTATTATAAAAAAGCAATAGGTTTGCTTGAGAATGAGATTGAGAAATATCCTACAATAGTTTTGAGCGATGATATAAAGGAAGCCCAACATCTCCTTAAAAACTATCCTAATTTTTTATACTCAAAAGGAATAATGATCAATGATTTTCAATGGATTTCCAATGCAAAGAATGTTATAATCTCCAATAGTTCTTTTGCTTGGTGGGCTGCTTTTTTAAATAATCAATCTAATAATAAAATAATAGCTCCCTATAATTGGATGGGTTATAATTCTAACAAACAATACCCTAAAGGGATTTCTGAACAACTAAATTGGACATGGCTTTAG
- a CDS encoding glycosyltransferase family 2 protein encodes MQFEPLISIVLTSYNQPDLLECAFESVINQTYDNIEIVVVDDASTERQSNRLIKSWSKKYPKKVKCFIQDSNVGIPKNKNTGFKLCNGQFITYLDGDDYYYSNKIEKEVFQLLENPELDIIYSNFHILDKSGSKINWNDGSISPKTDNSIDKIFSRNYPHGILFRYELIRASVLKRINYYDESIPAYHDWDSRIRYSSFSKIQYVDNIGSVYKDNPDSISTIKKSSELLLEMKSIIRKNMHLVEKNRNNTSIQMLKSEIDQQLFKDLLFYNNPLFFISYLIQRPQQYRDVLYRIRHDLWKRFN; translated from the coding sequence ATGCAATTTGAACCTTTAATTAGTATAGTACTAACAAGTTACAATCAACCTGATTTATTGGAATGTGCTTTTGAAAGTGTAATTAATCAGACTTATGATAATATTGAAATTGTTGTAGTAGATGATGCTTCAACTGAAAGGCAGTCAAATAGATTAATTAAATCATGGAGTAAAAAATATCCAAAAAAAGTTAAGTGCTTTATTCAGGATTCTAATGTCGGTATTCCAAAGAATAAAAATACTGGATTTAAATTGTGTAATGGGCAGTTCATAACTTATTTAGATGGTGATGATTATTATTATTCTAATAAAATAGAAAAAGAAGTATTTCAATTATTAGAAAATCCAGAATTAGACATTATTTACTCTAATTTCCATATTCTAGATAAAAGTGGCAGTAAGATAAATTGGAACGATGGAAGCATTAGTCCTAAAACTGATAATTCAATAGATAAAATATTTTCAAGAAATTACCCTCATGGTATCTTATTCAGGTATGAATTAATAAGGGCTTCTGTCCTGAAAAGGATAAATTATTATGACGAAAGCATTCCCGCATATCATGACTGGGACTCTAGAATAAGGTATTCAAGTTTTTCTAAAATACAATATGTTGATAATATAGGCTCTGTTTATAAAGATAATCCTGATAGTATATCTACTATAAAAAAGAGCTCTGAGCTTCTATTAGAAATGAAAAGCATTATTCGAAAAAATATGCATCTAGTGGAAAAAAACAGGAATAATACTAGTATACAGATGCTTAAAAGTGAAATAGATCAACAGCTATTCAAAGATTTACTTTTTTATAATAATCCTTTATTCTTTATCTCTTACCTTATTCAGAGACCTCAACAATATAGAGATGTATTATATAGGATAAGACATGACTTATGGAAGAGATTCAATTAA